A stretch of Mytilus edulis chromosome 11, xbMytEdul2.2, whole genome shotgun sequence DNA encodes these proteins:
- the LOC139495311 gene encoding serine/threonine-protein phosphatase 6 regulatory ankyrin repeat subunit B-like, translating into MLTRGNTAIVEFLVEKGANVNQCDTDDRSPLYKACTGGNTAIVEFLVEKGADVDQCDTDNISPLCEACEGGHKSIVEFLVEKGAEVNQCDTDDKSPLYKACKGGYKIIVEFLVEKGADVNQCDTYNKSPLYKACTVGDKTIVECLVKTGADLNQCDTDDKSQLYIACEEGHRTITEFLVDKGADVNQCDKDKKSLLYKACGGGHTAIVEFLVEKGADVNQCNTNNKSPLYKACKKGHNDVAKFLLENGANVNQCDKYDRSPLYKACKKGHNDVAKCLLEKGANVNQYDTDNKSPLYKACEGGHTACVELLVKKGADVNRCNSCDLSPLYRACEEGHKTIAEFMVEKGADVNQCDTDNKCPLYKACERGHPSIVEFLVDKGAYVNQCDTDDKSSLYLACKRGDKAIVEFLVEKGADVNQRSTDDKSPLYKACEGGHRVIVEFLVEKGADVNQCDTDDKSPLYKACEVGHTSIVEFLVEKGADVNKCDRDDMSPLYIACEKEHPTIVEFLVEKGADVNQCDTNDKSPLYKACKNINNDVAKCLLENGADVNQCNTDDKSPLYKACEGGENTIVELLVKKSANVNKCDIDGKSPLYKACTVGYKTIVEFLVEKGADVNQCSVNDKSPLYKACEGGHTAIVEFLVEKGADVNKCDRDDMSPLYKACEGGHKAIAEFLVEKGADVNKCDRDDMSPLYIACEGGHKAIVEFLVEKGADVNKCDRDDMSPLYIACEGGLKTIVEYLVKKEADVNHCDTDDKSPLYKACERGHQFIVECLVKKGADVNQCDTDDKSPLYKACVEGHKTIVVFLVKKGADVNQCDTYDKSPLYTACEEGHKAIVEFLVENGAKVNQCDTYKKSPLYKACAGGDKAIVKFLVEKGADVNQCSTYNKSPLYKACAVGRTAIVEFLVDKEADVNQCDTDDKSPLYKACERGDKTIVEFLVEKGAKVNQCDTYEKSPLYKACKGGLTACVEFLVEKGADVNQCDADDKSPLHKACQRGDKAMVEFLVEKGADVNQCDTDDKSPLYKACRVGHTAIVEFLVEKGADVNKCDTDDKSPLYQACEGRHTTIVEFLVEKGADVNQCDTDNMSLLYNMCAAGNIAIVEFLVEKGADVNQCETNDKSPLYKACKNGHNDVAKYLLENGADVNHCDTDGKSPLYKACTVGYKTIVEFLVDKSADVNQCDTDHKSPLYKACTVGDKTIVKFLVEKGADVNQCNIDFKSPLYKACEKGYKSIVEFLVKKGADINQCDTDNKSPLYKACEGRDNTIAEFLVKKGADVYHCDTDDKSPLYKACEAGHNTIVEILVKKGADVNQCDTDNKSPLYKACEEGHKTIVVFLVKKGADVNQCDTYDKSPLYKASEEGHKAIVEFLVENGAKINQCDTYEKSPLYKACAGGDKAIDEFLEETGADVNQCITYKKYQLYKACEGGHTAIVKFLVEKGADVNQSDTNDKSPLYKACEGGDKAIVEFLYR; encoded by the exons ATGTTAACCA GAGGAAATACAGCAATTGTAGAATTCCTGGTAGAGAAGGGAGCCAATGTTAACCAGTGTGATACAGATGACAGGTCACCATTATATAAAGCGTGTACAGGAGGAAATACAGCAATTGTAGAATTCCTAGTAGAAAAAGGTGCCGATGTTGACCAGTGTGATACAGATAACATTTCTCCATTATGTGAAGCGTGTGAAGGAGGACACAAATCCATTGTAGAATTTCTAGTAGAGAAAGGAGCAGAGGTTAACCAGTGTGACACAGATGACAAGTCACCATTATATAAAGCGTGTAAAGGAGGATACAAAATTATTGTAGAATTTCTAGTAGAGAAAGGAGCAGATGTTAACCAGTGTGATACATATAACAAGTCACCATTATATAAAGCGTGTACCGTAGGAGACAAAACCATTGTAGAATGTCTGGTAAAGACAGGAGCAGATCTTAACCAGTGTGATACAGATGACAAGTCACAATTGTATATAGCGTGTGAAGAAGGCCACAGAACCATTACAGAATTTCTAGTAGATAAAGGAGCAGATGTTAACCAGTGTGATAAAGATAAAAAGTCTTTATTATATAAAGCGTGTGGAGGAGGACATACAGCCATTGTAGAATTTCTGGTAGAAAAGGGAGCCGATGTTAACCAGTGTAATACAAATAACAAGTCACCATTATATAAAGCTTGTAAAAAAGGACATAACGATGTTGCAAAATTTTTGTTAGAGAACGGAGCCAATGTTAACCAGTGTGATAAATATGACAGGTCCCCATTATATAAAGCTTGTAAAAAAGGACATAACGATGTTGCAAAATGTTTGTTAGAAAAAGGAGCCAATGTTAACCAGTATGATACAGATAACAAGTCTCCATTATATAAAGCGTGTGAAGGAGGACATACAGCATGTGTAGAATTGCTGGTAAAGAAGGGAGCCGATGTTAACCGATGTAATTCATGTGACCTGTCACCATTATATAGAGCGTGTGAAGAAGGACACAAAACCATTGCAGAATTTATGGTAGAGAAGGGAGCCGATGTTAACCAGTGTGATACAGATAACAAGTGTCCATTATATAAAGCGTGTGAAAGAGGACATCCATCCATTGTAGAATTTCTGGTAGATAAAGGAGCATATGTTAACCAGTGTGATACAGATGACAAGTCATCATTATATTTGGCATGTAAAAGAGGAGACAAAGCCATTGTAGAATTTCTGGTAGAGAAAGGAGCAGATGTTAACCAACGTAGTACAGATGACAAGTCTCCATTATATAAAGCGTGTGAAGGAGGACATAGAGTCATTGTAGAATTTCTGGTAGAGAAAGGAGCAGATGTTAACCAGTGTGATACAGATGACAAGTCACCATTATATAAAGCGTGTGAAGTAGGACATACATCCATTGTAGAATTTCTGGTAGAGAAAGGAGCAGATGTTAACAAGTGTGATAGAGATGACATGTCACCATTATATATAGCGTGTGAAAAAGAACACCCAACCATTGTAGAATTTCTGGTAGAGAAGGGAGCCGATGTTAACCAGTGTGATACAAATGACAAGTCACCATTATATAAAgcttgtaaaaatataaataacgaTGTTGCAAAATGTTTGTTAGAGAACGGAGCCGATGTTAACCAGTGTAATACAGATGACAAGTCACCATTATATAAAGCGTGTGAGGGAGGAGAAAACACCATTGTAGAACTTCTAGTAAAGAAATCAGCAAATGTTAACAAGTGTGATATAGATGGCAAGTCCCCATTATATAAAGCGTGTACCGTAGGATACAAAACCATTGTAGAATTTCTGGTAGAGAAAGGAGCAGATGTTAACCAATGTAGTGTAAATGACAAGTCCCCATTATATAAAGCGTGTGAAGGAGGACATACAGCCATTGTAGAATTTCTGGTAGAGAAAGGAGCAGATGTTAACAAGTGTGATAGAGATGACATGTCACCATTATATAAAGCGTGTGAAGGAGGACACAAAGCCATTGCAGAATTTCTGGTAGAGAAAGGAGCAGATGTTAACAAGTGTGATAGAGATGACATGTCACCATTATATATAGCGTGTGAAGGAGGACACAAAGCCATTGTAGAATTTCTGGTAGAGAAAGGAGCAGATGTTAACAAGTGTGATAGAGATGACATGTCACCATTATATATAGCGTGTGAAGGAGGACTCAAAACCATTGTAGAATATTTGGTAAAGAAAGAAGCAGATGTTAACCATTGTGATACAGATGACAAGTCACCATTATATAAAGCGTGTGAAAGAGGACACCAATTCATTGTAGAATGTCTGGTAAAGAAAGGAGCAGATGTTAACCAGTGTGATACAGATGACAAGTCACCATTATATAAAGCGTGTGTGGAAGGACACAAAACCATTGTAGTATTTCTGGTAAAGAAAGGAGCAGATGTTAACCAGTGTGATACATATGACAAGTCACCATTATATACAGCGTGTGAAGAAGGACACAAAGCCATTGTAGAATTTCTGGTAGAGAATGGAGCCAAGGTTAACCAGTGtgatacatataaaaaatctCCATTATATAAAGCGTGTGCAGGAGGAGACAAAGCAATTGTAAAATTTCTGGTAGAGAAAGGAGCAGATGTTAACCAATGTAGTACATATAACAAGTCTCCATTATATAAAGCGTGTGCAGTAGGACGTACAGCCATTGTAGAATTTCTGGTAGATAAAGAAGCAGATGTTAACCAGTGTGATACAGATGACAAGTCACCATTATATAAAGCGTGTGAAAGAGGTGACAAAACCATTGTAGAATTTCTGGTAGAGAAAGGAGCCAAGGTTAACCAGTGTGATACATATGAAAAGTCTCCATTATATAAAGCGTGTAAAGGAGGACTTACAGCATGTGTAGAATTTCTGGTGGAGAAAGGAGCAGATGTTAACCAGTGTGATGCAGATGACAAATCCCCATTACATAAGGCATGTCAAAGAGGAGACAAAGCAATGGTAGAATTTCTGGTAGAGAAAGGAGCAGATGTTAACCAGTGTGATACAGATGACAAGTCACCATTATATAAAGCGTGTAGAGTAGGACATACAGCCATTGTAGAATTTCTGGTAGAGAAAGGAGCAGATGTTAACAAGTGTGATACAGATGACAAGTCACCATTATATCAAGCGTGTGAAGGAAGACACACAACCATTGTAGAATTTTTGGTAGAGAAAGGAGCAGATGTTAACCAGTGTGATACAGATAACATGTCACTATTATATAACATGTGTGCAGCAGGAAACATAGCCATTGTAGAATTTCTGGTAGAGAAGGGAGCCGATGTTAACCAGTGTGAAACAAATGACAAGTCACCATTATATAAAGCTTGTAAAAATGGACATAACGATGTTGCAAAATATTTGTTAGAGAATGGAGCAGATGTTAACCATTGTGATACAGATGGCAAGTCCCCATTATATAAAGCGTGTACCGTAGGATACAAAACCATTGTAGAATTTCTGGTAGATAAATCAGCAGATGTTAACCAGTGTGATACAGATCACAAGTCACCATTATATAAAGCGTGTACCGTAGGAGACAAAACCATTGTAAAATTTCTGGTAGAGAAAGGAGCAGATGTTAACCAATGTAATATAGATTTCAAGTCACCATTATATAAAGCGTGTGAAAAAGGATACAAATCCATTGTAGAATTTCTGGTAAAGAAAGGAGCAGATATTAACCAGTGTGATACAGATAACAAGTCACCATTATATAAAGCATGTGAAGGAAGAGACAACACCATTGCAGAATTTCTGGTAAAGAAAGGAGCAGATGTTTACCATTGTGATACAGATGACAAGTCACCATTATATAAAGCGTGTGAAGCAGGACACAACACCATTGTAGAAATTCTGGTAAAGAAAGGAGCAGATGTTAACCAGTGTGATACAGATAACAAGTCACCATTATATAAAGCGTGTGAAGAAGGACATAAAACCATTGTAGTATTTCTGGTAAAGAAAGGAGCAGATGTTAACCAGTGTGATACATATGACAAGTCACCATTATATAAAGCATCTGAAGAAGGACACAAAGCCATTGTAGAATTTCTGGTAGAGAATGGAGCCAAGATTAACCAGTGTGATACATATGAAAAGTCTCCATTATATAAAGCGTGTGCAGGAGGAGACAAAGCCATTGACGAATTTCTTGAAGAGACAGGAGCAGATGTCAACCAATGTATAACATATAAGAAGTATCAATTATATAAAGCGTGTGAAGGAGGACATACAGCCATCGTTAAATTTCTGGTAGAGAAGGGTGCCGATGTTAACCAGTCTGATACAAATGACAAGTCACCATTATATAAAGCGTGTGAAGGAGGAGACAAAGCCATTGTAGAATTCCTG TACAGATGA
- the LOC139493973 gene encoding 26S proteasome non-ATPase regulatory subunit 10-like, which produces MVNQCDTYERSPLYKACAGGVKAIAEFLLEKGADVNQCSTDNKYPLYKACEGGHTAIVEFLVDNGADINQSDTNDKSPLYKAYEGGQTAIIKFLVEKEADVNQCNTDNKSPLYKEFEGGHTAIAEYLLEK; this is translated from the coding sequence ATGGTTAACCAGTGTGATACATATGAAAGGTCTCCATTATATAAAGCGTGTGCAGGAGGAGTCAAAGCCATTGCAGAATTTCTGCTAGAGAAAGGAGCAGATGTTAACCAATGTAGTACAGATAACAAGTATCCATTATATAAAGCGTGTGAAGGAGGACATACAGCCATCGTAGAATTTCTGGTAGATAATGGAGCAGATATTAACCAGAGTGACACAAATGACAAGTCCCCATTATATAAAGCGTATGAAGGAGGACAAACAGCCATTATAAAATTTCTGGTAGAGAAAGAAGCAGATGTTAACCAATGTAATACAGACAACAAGTCACCATTATATAAAGAGTTTGAAGGAGGACATACAGCAATTGCAGAATATTTGTTAGAGAAATGA
- the LOC139493972 gene encoding serine/threonine-protein phosphatase 6 regulatory ankyrin repeat subunit B-like: MSLALRAIKRLSLNSLSGDVIKLSKQKLDQQLKNEVFEKLKNGIEIMKDEINTIHQIMKEYRERILTIEDSHIPPNIRRTQIELLKVWKKDDELYYNSTNVYQATKDKIESFSSVALVGGPGCGKTATARHIALHYERNGWEIVPVFRPEEIVLYGDLKLKQVFVLDDILGVFAVDMSLYNNINNYKEGILKAISNESKLLFTCRKSVYNEVIKLKSFVLTNIVDLQSEGNILNASEKENILAKHCRYRGVPENIYCNLTISPSFTMFPLLCKIFSATYKNHVSVDNFFVNPFDCFINELNKLEHSTPQHYAALVLCVLSNNMVCFNKITVDGKEMKLDAYNTCGVNLGTSDKEIKNAFSNLVGTYFIGNENSFTFIHDAIYEIAAYHYGKTNPQMILKYMNSNFISTKVTVIKNQRNDEIADLSILIEEKYYEQLAERLYIDLQSFELFDVFKNKSLRYLPFLEIFIKTLRKKPYNELNSLIFHEQVSSKVIDVCFKNDRKTDTKKDKYEEQRKQELLKNVYGYSPVPQNPRVISWIIYYGHTNLLYSIVNLVEEHNDSTDIVFGSEITEQTRILTLGCYSGDPDMVNLILKYVKIGCINRESLNLTLNVEPDWNMHKTPLTSACASGNLSVVKILLRNKANIDQVDDLYRFALLTASEQGHNDVVQYLVQEGGNVNQCDGNNNSCLNLASCNGHLAVVKYLVQQEANVNQCNTNNKSSLYRVCVVGHTAIVEFLVEKGADVNQCSINDQSPLYKACEAGHTAIVEFLVDKGADVNQCDTDDKSPLYQACKGGHTTIVEFLVEKGADVNQCSINDKSPLYKACEEGHNDVAKCLLENGADVNQCDTNDKSPLYKACKKGLHNVAKCLLEKGADVNQCDTDNKSPLYKASCEGGHTAIVEVLVEKGADVNQCDTRNISPLYEACKGGHTVIVEFLVKKGADVNQCDTDDKSPLYKACEEGHKTIVVCLVKKGADVNQCDTYDKSPLYKASEEGHKAIVEFLVENGAKVNQCDTYEKSPLYKASCEGRHTAIVEFLLEKGADVNQCDTNDKSPLYKACEGGDKAIVEFLVEKGADVNNQCSTDEKSPLFKACEGGHTAIVEVLVEKGADVNQCDTRNISPLYEACKGGHTVIVEFLVKKGADVNHCDTDDKSPLYKACTVGYKTIVEFLVDKGADVNQCSTDKKTPLHKAFEGGHKAIVKFLVEKGHNDAAKCLLENGADVNHCDRDDKSPLYKACEGGHTAIVEFLVEIGADVNHCDRDDKSPLYKACEEEHTAIVEFLVDEGARVNQCDTYEKSPLCKACEGGLTACVEFLVERGADVNQCNAHDKFPLYKSC, translated from the exons GCTATTAAGAGATTAAGTCTCAACTCATTGTCAGGGGACGTGATCAAACTTTCAAAACAGAAACTTGACCAACAATTAAAAAATGAAgtatttgaaaaactaaaaaacgGTATTGAAATTATGAAAGATGAAATAAACACAATACATCAGATTATGAAAGAATACAGAGAGAGAATCCTGACAATAGAGGACAGTCACATACCCCCAAATATCAGAC gAACTCAGATAGAACTTCTGAAAGTATGGAAAAAAGATGATGAGTTATACTATAATTCAACAAATGTTTACCAAGCTACAAAAGACAAAATAGAGTCCTTTTCCTCTGTTGCTTTGGTCGGTGGACCAGGCTGTGGTAAAACAGCTACGGCAAGACATATTGCATTGCATTATGAACGAAACGGATGGGAGATTGTTCCAGTGTTTAGACCAGAAGAAATTGTTTTGTATGGAGATTTAAAACTAAAACAAGTATTTGTTTTAGATGACATATTAGGCGTATTTGCCGTAGACATGTCTTTGTATAACAATATAAATAACTACAAAGAAGGTATATTGAAAGCAATAAGCAACGAGTCAAAACTGTTATTTACTTGTCGAAAGTCCGTCTATAATGAAGTCATTAAGCTAAAATCGTTTGTTTTAACGAATATTGTAGATTTACAAAGTGAGGGAAACATACTGAATGCGTCTGAAAAAGAAAACATTCTTGCAAAGCATTGTAGGTACAGGGGTGTACCCGAAAACATATATTGCAATCTAACGATATCACCATCATTCACAATGTTCCCTTTACTTTGTAAGATATTTTCAGCAACTTATAAAAACCATGTAtctgttgacaatttttttgtaaatccATTTGATTGCTTCATTAATGAGTTGAATAAGTTGGAACATAGTACTCCTCAGCACTATGCAGCTCTTGTACTCTGCGTACTGAGTAACAATATGGTTTGTTTTAATAAGATAACCGTTGATGGAAAGGAAATGAAACTAGATGCATATAATACGTGTGGAGTTAACCTAGGAACCTcagataaagaaataaaaaatgcattttcaaatTTGGTAGGAACTTATTTTATTGGAAATGAAAACAGCTTCACTTTCATACATGATGCTATATATGAAATTGCTGCTTATCACTACGGAAAAACAAATCCACAAATGATACTTAAATATATGAATAGTAATTTCATATCTACGAAGGTAACAGTTATTAAGAATCAAAGAAATGATGAAATTGCTGATTTATCAATCTTGATAGAAGAAAAGTATTATGAACAACTGGCTGAACGActttatatagatttacaatCTTTTGAATTATTCGAtgtgtttaaaaacaaatcattacGGTATCTTCCTTTTCTAGAGATTTTTATAAAGACATTAAGGAAAAAGCCGTATAATGAACTGAACTCCTTGATTTTTCATGAACAGGTTTCTTCTAAAGTTATagatgtatgttttaaaaacgATCGAAAGACGGacacaaaaaaagacaaatacgAAGAACAACGAAAACAAGAATTACTCAAAAATGTGTATGGATACTCACCAGTACCACAAAATCCAAGAGTTATAAGTTGGATAATCTATTATGGACATACAAATCTGTTATACAGCATTGTTAATCTTGTTGAAGAACACAATGATTCCACTGACATTGTGTTTGGGTCTGAAATTACAGAACAAACACGAATACTAACATTAGGATGTTACAGTGGTGATCCGGATATGGTGAACCTTATTCTGAAATATGTCAAGATAGGCTGCATAAACAGAGAATCACTGAATTTAACTCTAAATGTTGAACCGGACTGGAATATGCACAAAACGCCTCTTACATCAGCTTGCGCTTCAGGTAATCTATCTGTTGTAAAAATCCTTTTGAGGAACAAGGCAAATATTGATCAAGTTGATGATTTGTATCGTTTTGCTCTTTTAACTGCATCGGAACAAGGACATAACGATGTTGTCCAATATTTGGTACAGGAAGGAGGTAACGTTAATCAGTGTGATGGAAATAATAATTCTTGTTTAAATTTAGCGTCATGCAACGGACATCTTGCTGTTGTCAAATATTTAGTACAGCAGGAAGCCAATGTTAACCAGTGTAATACAAATAACAAGTCTTCATTATATAGAGTCTGTGTAGTAGGACATACAGCAATTGTAGAATTTCTGGTAGAGAAAGGAGCAGATGTTAACCAATGTAGTATAAATGACCAGTCCCCATTATATAAAGCGTGTGAAGCAGGACATACAGCCATTGTAGAATTTCTGGTAGATAAAGGAGCAGATGTAAACCAGTGTGATACAGATGACAAGTCACCATTATATCAAGCGTGTAAAGGAGGACACACAACCATTGTAGAATTTCTTGTAGAGAAAGGAGCAGATGTTAACCAATGTAGTATAAATGACAAGTCACCATTATATAAAGCATGTGAAGAAGGACATAACGATGTTGCAAAATGTTTGTTAGAGAACGGAGCCGATGTTAACCAGTGTGATACAAATGACAAGTCACCATTATATAAAGCTTGTAAAAAAGGACTTCACAATGTTGCAAAATGTTTGTTAGAAAAAGGAGCCGATGTTAACCAGTGTGATACAGATAACAAGTCTCCATTATATAAAGCTT CGTGTGAAGGAGGACATACAGCCATTGTAGAAGTTCTGGTAGAGAAAGGAGCAGATGTTAACCAGTGTGATACAAGAAACATTTCTCCTTTATATGAAGCGTGTAAAGGAGGGCATACAGTCATTGTAGAATTTCTGGTAAAGAAAGGAGCAGATGTTAACCAGTGTGATACAGATGACAAGTCACCATTATATAAAGCGTGTGAAGAAGGACATAAAACCATTGTAGTATGTCTTGTTAAGAAAGGAGCAGATGTTAACCAGTGTGATACATATGACAAGTCACCATTATATAAAGCATCTGAAGAAGGACACAAAGCCATTGTAGAATTTCTGGTAGAGAATGGAGCCAAGGTTAACCAGTGTGATACATATGAAAAGTCTCCATTATATAAGGCGT CGTGTGAAGGAAGACATACAGCCATCGTCGAATTTCTGTTAGAGAAGGGAGCCGATGTTAACCAGTGTGATACAAATGACAAGTCACCATTATATAAAGCGTGTGAAGGAGGAGACAAAGCCATTGTAGAATTCCTGGTAGAGAAAGGAGCAGATGTTAACAACCAATGTAGTACAGATGAAAAGTCACCATTATTTAAAGCGTGTGAAGGAGGACATACAGCCATTGTAGAAGTTCTGGTAGAGAAAGGAGCAGATGTTAACCAGTGTGATACAAGAAACATTTCTCCTTTATATGAAGCGTGTAAAGGAGGGCATACAGTCATTGTAGAATTTCTGGTGAAGAAAGGAGCAGATGTTAACCATTGTGATACAGATGACAAGTCCCCATTATATAAAGCGTGTACCGTAGGATACAAAACGATTGTAGAATTTCTGGTAGATAAAGGAGCAGATGTTAACCAATGTAGTACAGATAAAAAGACTCCATTGCATAAAGCGTTTGAAGGAGGACACAAAGCTATTGTAAAATTTCTTGTAGAGAAAG GACATAATGATGCTGCAAAATGTTTGTTAGAGAACGGAGCAGATGTTAACCATTGTGATAGAGATGACAAGTCCCCATTATATAAAGCGTGTGAAGGAGGACATACAGCGATTGTAGAATTTCTGGTAGAGATAGGAGCAGATGTTAACCATTGTGATAGAGATGACAAGTCTCCATTATATAAAGCGTGTGAAGAAGAACATACAGCCATTGTAGAATTTCTGGTAGATGAAGGGGCCAGGGTTAACCAGTGTGATACATATGAAAAGTCTCCATTATGTAAAGCGTGTGAAGGAGGACTTACAGCATGTGTAGAATTTCTGGTAGAGAGAGGAGCAGATGTTAACCAGTGTAATGCACATGACAAGTTCCCATTATATAAGTCATGTTAA